The genomic region CACTGCATAGTAGCCCCACTCCGCCAGCTCCCCTCCCATCTCCGGCATGCAGGCGTGGGCGTCCTCCATCTGCGCCCTCCAGCCCTGCATGCTGGCCGTTGCATAGTTCACCCCCCACTGAGACCTCCCCTCGGCCGTGTGTTTATCCAGGACGGGCCGGTCCAGGTAGACGCTCGGCCCGTTATCCTCATCACTGAAGTCCTCTTCGCTCCCCTCCTGgccatctctctgtccccccttaAAGAAGAAGGTGAccatcttctctgtctccttGGCTAGCTGGCGGAGGAAGGAGGGCACCTCCACGGTGCTGGCCCGCCTGGCTGTCCTCATGGCTCCTCGGAGGTGCCGCTCGAGTCTCTTTCCTGACCTGGTCCTcttgttcccctctctcctccttctcccagtCTGTGTCCCCCGCAGCAGGTCCAGGGCAGTGGGTTTTCGCTGGACACGCTGAGCAGGTGGACAATGTGTCAACTCCGGACTATAGAGTTGTGTTCAGGTGGGCTTCACTAGATACTGGCAGAAATCATGGTGGCCATCCTTGTCTTTGTAAAACTAGCTTGTGGGCGTAGTTTCTGGATTCCTAGCGTTTGTCTCAATGTGTATGtgttgtctgtatgtctgtatggcgcccactctctctccttctcttgtcTTTCtaccactctttctctcctgtcccTGGCCAGTGTTTGCCCTGTGATGCTATTGGCCTAAATCTATGgtcactgcctctctctcgcactctctctacTACCAGTTAATCTCCAACCTGCGAGGGATCTTAGATTAGCACTGCATGACGGAATGAACCGTATGGATTATGAGCCTGTCAGCGTTCCATAGCAGCACGGTGGACAGATAGAGAGTTGGGAGAGCTCATTCTAACTAGATCCCTGCAGTTTATGTTCAGAAATGTTAGCAATTTATTCACTGAATATAGTCCGTAACTCTCTTTCTCCTTTGCTCTCCTCTTTAACACGATGCCACACACACATGGTATAAGTGTAGGCATTTCCTCATCCACCTCTGCTGTTTTTCTTAAAATAATTACCTGGCGTGCATTTGCAGTTTCTGACCTATTTTAGATGCAGTCATTCTGGCGTGGTCTTGTAGATTACTGGATTTAAAGTTGTGTATACATGAGGTTGGGAGCTGATCTATAGAGCCCGGTATATGTCGCGTTATGTGTTCAGGTGGGGGACCCGCTCTATGGTCGTGAGGTACAGAAGTGAATGAGTAAGTAACCTACACGTGCACTCGCATtctgtatttatttggacagtgaagctaaacgGTGTAAATTTCGCTCTATACTCCCACGTTTTGGATTGGAGATCAAATGTTTCTGATgaggtgacagtacagaatgtcaccttttatttgagggtatttctCACGTGTTTTACCATTTAGAAATGAGCGCGCTTTATCTATTCCCACCATTTGAagacgtttattttttttacacaaatTCACTTTAATATTAAAGTAGTCGAAAcgttagtatttggtcccatattcttagcatgtgactacatcaagcttgtggcTCTACAAACCTGGATGTATTTACAGTTTATTTTGGTTGCGTTTCGGATTGTACGGAtgtacgctgagagtcgggaCGCAAATTCAGGGAGTGAATACGTTTAAGAAATAAATGAACAAAACCAGAAACACAAACAGCGCATCGACATGAAATAGgaacaatgacgactggggaagaaaataaagggcaggtaatcaaggaggtgatggagtccaggtgagtgtcattatgcgtGTAACggtggtgacaggtgtgctcTAACGAGCAGcttggtgacctagaggccggagagggagcacacgtgacacggATTATGTTTTGCCCAATAGGaactgaatggtgaataatgtattgtgtcataaGAAGAGAAGAtctttctgaacacttctacattaatgtggataatcctgaatgtattgtgaataatgatgagtgagaaagttacagaggaaatgcaaatagtccaggtcgccatttcattaattgttcagcagtcttatggcttgggggtagaagctgccaaggagccttttggacctagacttggcactctggtaccacttgccgtgcggtagcagaaagaacagtctatgacttgggtgactgaagtctttgaccatttcttggccttcctctgacaccatgtagtatagaggtcctggatggcaggaagctttgccccagtgatgtactgggccgtacgcactaccctctgtagcgccttacggttgtataccaagcagttgccatacaaggcagtgattacaaccggtcaggatgctctcggtggtgcagctgtagaactttttgaggatctggggacccgtgccaaatcttttctcctgagggggaaaaggcattgtcgtgccctcttcacaactttcttggtgtgtttgatatgatcatttgttggtgatgtggacaccaaggaacttgaaactctcgacccgctccactaaagccccatcgatgtgaatgtcatgttcggccctccttttcctgcagtccacgatcatctcttttgtcttgTTCTTTtgccacactgccaggtctctgacctcccttatatgctgtctcatcgttgtcattgaggccttccactgttgtgtcgtcagcaaacttaatgatggtgttggacttGTGTTGGACCTATACCCCGTGctttttttcacactcaacagttgcccttgtgtatcaaaaatggtccaccacctaaaggacatccagccaacttgacacaactgtgggcaGCTTTGGAGTCAacaggccagcatccctgtggaacactttcaacaccttgtagtccataccCTGACGAATTGAGTCTGTACTGAGGACAAAAGAGGGtataactcaatattaggaatgtgctGACACaatgtgttgtacactcagtgtattgcaCCTGCCAGAAAGTGCACTTTATAGCCTCATTAAATGTGTGGTTTTTGAATGGAGAAAATGTCTATATTTCATGTCATTTCCCCCTTATATGTTGTCCAAGCCTGAACAGTCAGTGACGTACAGGAGCAGGATGATTTAGCTGACACGTCATGTGACCACTCATTTGCAGAAGCAGCTTCAGGCAGCACACCAGGGCTACAACGAGCCGGGTTACAGTATGTGCTGTTGCTACGGCTGCTTACTGCCGCCAGTTAAATCTACAAATGCACCCTTCTGCTTTACCTAGCAGTCTAACACATGATGGTTATTCAAAACACCCAGTAAGgcatacagtatgtctgtctgtgtgtgggaggGTGCAAAAGGACATGTATTTGTAGTGAGCTCTCTGTTTCCCTTTGTCATGTGTATGCAACAAGGCCATgcccactatcaccaccactaccaatcATCTTGGACCCCAGGAAGGGGATCCCTgataaatacaaattaaaaaaTACAACGCCCCATAAAATGCAAATAGAGATATACTCCACTCGGCTGGATGCACACACTAATGATTAGTCATGAATGGAAGGAgggaaacgcacacacacacacacacactctttctctggcTCTGCCCTGCCTGTGCTTCTCCCCTGCCGTCATAGTGAtgtgagagcaagagagggagggaggggaaaagagagagcaggagagggaggggaaaagagagagcaggaagaaggaggtagggaggggccCGTGAGccagagaaggaaggggagggtgcatagagggagagccagagagagaaacagcagtgCTGCATCGGtggaacgagggagggagggaggtggaagagggagagagcagcgagagagagagtgagagagagagatccagaggaagagaggggggcttCCAGACTGGATGGGCCCAGCAGTGCCTTGATGGAGCATGGGCCAGGTTCTAGGATTCTCCCACTGCAGTGAGTGTGTCGGCttttctctgactgtctgtctgttgttcgCATCCCCATATATCTGTACAGCATCTGTAATAGCCATATGCGTGGCCATcgatctcccctctccctctctttctctcgctccctcccttgATGAACACACGGTTGAACGGATGGATTGATGCAGTGTTGTAGCAGACACACCTTTTTCTTTTCCTTTGTAGAGACCTATtgcagatatgtgtgtgtgtgtgtgtgtgtgtgtgtgttctcggggtgtgtaggctgtgtgtgtgtgtgttttcattgactgagcaccggttgtgtgtgtgtgtgtgtgtgtgtgtgtgtgtgtgtgtgtgtgtgtgtgtgtgtgtgtgtgtgtgtgtgtgtgtgtgtgtgtgtgtgtgtgtgtgtgtgtgtgtgtgtgtgtgtgtgtgtgtgtgtgtgtgtgtgtgtatgcaggtgtTTTCATTTTAGCCAGGGCTTCTTTTACAGTTACCAGCTGCTTGATTTATTGGATGTATGTAGTTAAGACCTCCCCCTGCCTGCTCTGCCAGAGCTGATCTCTACTGTAGGAGAGGGGACATAGTTAGCTGTTAGCATAACGTATACAAACACCAATGAAATTGCTTTTAAAGACTGGGTAATGGCTTAGAAAAAGGCTACTCAAATACCTGGATTTGAGCCATGGATTCTCCTAAAAATACAAATGCAACCATTTTTATTCATTCTCTCAATCTCATTTTAATGTATTGAGACACTATAGAAACACATTTACATGATTTGAAGCACGTAATCTGTCTGAGAATAGGCTATGTGTGGTAATGCTTTCGAATGTGATACAATGCTTTATATTGAGAGGGAAACTTATCTCGGTAGTGTCTGCTCTCCAGCCTTACATGCAAATAGGCCTTGTTGAAAAGTTGCAGACATAgaaatagaaggaagagaggagttgTAGACATAGAGGTTATAGAAGTGTCTCCAGTTTCACATAAGAGTGGCCAAACGGCAGTCCTTAATAAGTTTTTAAGGTACAAATGGTCTGTTTTGCACTGTACATTTCACAACTGTGGTTATGATAGTTCCCCAGCCAATGGTAATAGGCATGTCTCTGATTAATCTTGTTATTTTTCTTCCAGAGGAATATGGTTCTGTCTCCTCCACGCCTGATTCAACACCTCCCTGCACTGACGGTAACATCACACAatgcatacatacagtagaggttTAGAAATGGACCGTGTGAATGATTGGACTTTGTATGTGAGAATCAtcatttggagagaaaaaaagcaTACTATGACATGTCTACACGTCTAACCTGAAGTTGATTGTGTCCATTTGTTTGCTTGAATGCTTTTGTAGCCTTTCGGAATAATGAGATCTGGAAAGATTACTCCCATCAAATGTGTCTTGCACCTTTTTGGATGTTGCCCTCTCATTCAGACAAAGCATGTTGTGCTTCATTGGGCTTTCAACTCGGCGCTCAAAGACATCAGAGGATATGTAGCTGAGAAAGCGACGTCAAACGGCTCCTCCGTATGAACATTAACGCCACAGAACATGTGATGTGTCTATGGAATGACATTGCGTGCTTGTATAGCTTTCTCCTAGGATGAACGATTTCGCTGTAGTCTATAGCTAAATGTATAGGTTTTCTGTAATGAAAGCCGACACAATTTTCAACATATTACATTGACACAGGACcggataaaaaaatataaaaatcaaTATAGGTTTTACTTTAAGGCTTTTGGTGGGCCTGTTCTCTCCAGGTGGGAATGAGGAGTCTGAGCTGTACGACCTGCAGACGGCCAGGGAGTGGTCTGACGAAGAAGACGGGGGTCCGGAGGATGATGACGGTGGAGCTTCATCCCCCTCCATTTGGGGGACCCCGAGACAGAACTCCTTCGAGCCCACCTTCTCCTACATCGCCATCGCCGAGGCCGAGGCAGGCGGAGCCTCACGACATCATCGTGACTCATCGTCAGGGAGCCGGCGGAGGGGCGGGGCCAGGGGAGGCCGCACCTCCCTGATCCGCACGGACACCGTGGAATCGCTCCCCCCCCTGGACTCCCCCGACGTGGAGTGGGACCCCCACATCTTCCTCACCctagaggatgaggaggagagggagagggaggaaagggagagggaccCCCACATCTTCCTCACCctagaggatgaggaggagagggagagggaggaaagggagagggaccCCCACATCTTCCTCACCctagaggatgaggaggagagggaggaaagggagagggacgTCCACAGACCGCCTGTGACAGTCCAGGATTCTCTCCTAGATACTGAGATTGAACCTcaagagagggacacagagacccagagagaggagacagagcccCTGGAGCCCCAGCACTACAGTCCCTCTGACAGCCACCAGGGTGAGCCCACTATGGGGCAGTGGGGATGGGGTGGAGCTATCTAGATGAGTGGGTAGATGGGATCAGGGTAGATATACCTGCATGGAGCTACATTTATAAAAGCAGGAGATACTGCATCTTTTCAGGCTTTCTAGACCCTGAAATCACACTGTGGGCGAGCATATTGCTCCAGGGTAAATGGGTGTAACCTCCATGTTTGAAAATGGGAAGTGTGTCCCATTTGATAGTACATaactgtgacagtgtgtgtaagtgtgtgtgtgtaagtgtgtgcgtgtgtgtgtgcgtgtgtgcgcgtgtgtgaccAAAGATGAAGTCAGACACCACTGTGCTTTAGACTCCCTGGACAGCATGCTCTCTCCTGTTGTTTAGGATCAGGATGAACACTTTTGTTAATAAGATTGCTAAATCACTGCTCATTGTAAGGTAGGTGAGGTTCAGGTAAATAATGACGTCGTTAGATAAATTACATTTGTAGTTGATCTATTGCGACCTGCCTGTAGACTAACTTGATGCAGGGCAATGACCTCGTCACAATTACCTTGTGTCCTGTTTCTCAGCAGCATCACCACCCCCTGAGCCTGAGTCCCTCGTAACCATGGAAACCACCGTCCCACTGCTCACGGCTGTGCGACCAAGAGGCGGCCTCACCGATGACGTGTCATCCACTTCCTCCACCTCCATTGGTCGAAACACTCAGGAAGAGCTGTTTAGCGAACAGTGGTTTTCGGTGCTCAACCTATCAGGCCCTACGATATGCACCCACATAGCAGGTAACGTTTGTAGCACATCTTACCTATTTTTATGTGACTTTCCTATCTTGGAACTACCTTTACAATTTGAGCATCTACCATCCATCCCCTTGCCCGAATCATTCTGCTACATTATCTTACGTCCGATAGTGCGTCTGCACTAATGATGCCATCTGCCGGAAGACAGTGACCCCTACCCCGttacctccctcccatctctgtcCTCGATATGCTGCTGAGAGCACAAAGCATTCCCTCCCACTGCCTGAGTAACATAGACCCTGGAATATATTTTTGCTGTGAGCCCTGTGTGTTCCATTGTGTCAAGGGGTAATGGGCTAATTCCACCAAAAATCATTCctgctctgtctgtatgtatgtctgcTGGGATATACACACTGACACCCTAATCTTTCCGTATCCCTTGGATCACTTTACACATGATAAAGAGAATGTGAGACAGGGCAGTGAAggaaagcgggagagagagagagagagagaccaagtgTGAGACATTAAATCTATCTTCTCTGGCCTCCATGGTCGATATTGTTGACTCTTCAAGGGGGATGCCACTCAATATAGACCTCCGCCATATCCTCCAATCTTATTATAGTGGGTGGACTGGGGGGTGGCTGGCCCGGCGGCTGGGTGGACTGGGGGCTGGGTGTACTGTACTGCCCACCCCCCTCTCACTGACCCTGGGTGATTAATGACTGGTCAAGCTGTTGACAGGCTTTAAGGGTTTCTAGATCAAGTGTTTCTAGATCATGTAAAGCGAACCATCTGGTTTCTGTATCAGATATGTCAGAACACATTTGACTCCCCATGTTTATTGTGAGGTTAGACTAGCTGGTTACAGGTTAGACTACCGCTATGCATatctgaatagaggttatttgcGCACGCAtgccatctagaacctaaaagggttctttggctgtcataATAGCAGATCCCTTTGAAgaagcctttttggttccatatagaacccgtTTGGGGTTCCACGTAGAACCATTTCCACGGaggggttctacctgaaaccgaAAAAGgcttttacctggaaccaaaaagggttctcgtatggggacagccgaagaacccttttggaaccctttttcccTAAGAGTTTGTACCCGCTGGTAGGACGGTACTGTTTGTATCTCACAATAATGTGTTTTTACTCCTATACCTTCTCCTTTGCTAGCtgttgtctgtcctgtctctgcttACATAAAGTGTGTTATGTAATTCTCCGTAATGTCCGTTTTCCGTCTCTGTGTGAGTGTTTTTTCCTCTGAATGGGTTTGTGTGTCGTCGTTGTCTGTGGTTATGTCTCTTTGCGTCTCTATGTTATCCACCATGGCTATCTATGTGTAtgccaacgtgtgtgtgtgtgtgtctcaagatttgtctctgtctcaggtcaatatatacagtatatgcatgTACTACGTGTGAATAAGTGAATATATCTATCTTATCTATCTATGCTGTAGTCTACATGAGTCTTGAGGGGGGCGGGCCCTATTTGGAGTGAAAAGTCTCTGTACTGCTGACGGGGCAGGGGAGGCCAAAAACAGCTCAGCGTGgcagggagagagcagggggactgagagagagacaaacagagagaaggggggatcGCCTGAGCAGCAACCAAAATGGCCAACATTAACGGTAAGACCCTGGGCTCAGAGAGACAAGATGGAGATATTATGAGACTGTGTCAGCCGGCACAATGAGATCTATCAGTGAATGGACTAGGTGGGGAGGCAGGTGACCTATTGAATGGGCAAAGCAGTGTCTCGTTTCAGACATTGGCACAGTTAGAATTACAGTACCTGTCGTCCTCAGCCGTCGGGGCGTTTCCACATGTCGGGACTGACTGTCTGTCCAGTGTAGAGCTGTGCATTTAGTGACCGTGGCTTTGGAGAGGAGTCTGAACGTCAGGAGACCAGCTACAGCCGAGGGTCTTTGGGGAGATTTTGACCCCTCACTGACCAACtttgcagaggtgtgtgtgtctgcctgcataTTGATGGGATTGTTTCAGGCGGGTTAAGAGTGTCCTAAGGAGTGTTTTAGATGGTGGCGACTAGGGTTTtgacgataccagtatcgcaaCATTTTTTCCATGGCACAAAAATTCAACTCTTTGATCCTTTGAAAACCTGCTCATTCTGGCCTTAGTGGTGACCATCCAGAGTTGTGTTATAGCTTGTTACAGCATGTAGGGACCATATATGTGATTGTTTGTGTGTAGGTAAGAGGCTAGTAGTGTAATGAGCTGATCTGTGCCCCATCTGACAGGGTTACCTCTTTGGGCAGCAGGGTTGGCAGAGCCAAGGTGTTTCACAGGGCTACTCTGGGACTTCCTGCATGCCCCATAGTGTTAAAATGGGTGGGTGGTGGTTTTggttgtggtggtaaataaaatGCCAGGTCAGGCTGTGAATTGGTTGACTGGTGATTTTATTATGTTGTAGTAAAgattgagtcagtcagtcagtcattcattcagtcattcagtcattcagtcagtcagtcattcagtcagtcagtcattcagtcagccattCAGTCATTCAGTCGGTCAGTCGGTCGGTCGGTCATTCGGTTATTCAGTGCTCAGCTCTGTGGTGGTTAGATCAGTCAGAGGAGGGCTGCATTGTATTTCCTCATGGTGTAAGAGTATACGGAACTTGGCATAGATAGAGAGGTTTCTCTAAGATTATGGCAAATACGGCTTttaatttggtgtgtgtgtgtgtgtgtgtgtgtgtgtgtgtgtgtgtgtgtgtgtgtgtgtgtgtgtgtgtgtgtgtgtgtgtgtgtgtgtgtgtgtgtgtgtgtgtgtgtgtgtgtgtgtgtgtgtgtgtgtgtgtgtgtgtgtgtgtgtgtgtgcgagcgtgtgACTCCCCCCTTCCCACTTCATATTGTCTCTACTATTCTCAGAGAGTTCATTATATCACTATATTAACATTAACCAATATAGTCGTGACTTAGTATATAGTTAATCTATTGGACCGTCAAATGAGGGGTTTGTTTTGCCCCGGCGTCAGTATAACTTGTTGTGGTATGTCTTCCTTTTCTTAGTGCACTTAGTCTGTGCATTTAACAGTGTTACAATGTGCTGGTCAATGTCGCAAAGTGCCAACACATCAGAGAGCTGTatgctactgtactgtagttccagCTGTTGGGACAGTgggcagatgtgtgtgtgtgtgtgtaccagaggCTTTGAGGGTATTAATAGTGTGTGGTAATGTTTATAAATAGTCCTCCTGCTGGTCAGGTATATCAGTGCACTCTATTCTAATTTCCAGGGCCAGGCTCACTCATAACACTGATAGCCCTGGAGTAACGACCACATGTCTTTGTCACTACAGTTTACCACCTCCGAGTTCAGCTTCATTACACTGTGCTATCAGTGTTTTGGCTGTAATTACTCTGTTGGTTAGGAGCTACTGCTACTTATTCCATGGAGGGATCAGGCCAGGGGAGCCTCCATTTTGGCTCTGAGAGGGCCCAGTCGCAGTGGCTCCAGTTGCTGGGTGACTGATCAAGGGAGACGGACAGGGTGCAGAAAGGGGGTGGAAGCGGGCTTGAAGATTGTCAGCAGGTGCTCTCCGGGGCAACATTTAAATTCAGGGttcctgctccctcctctcctcttttctttcctcttctctctcctttcatctacACAGTGCGCAGGCTATATTAAGCCCAGGCCTAGACTTGACATCTCCCCCTGCTCctgtctgtgttttctctctgcctGGTGATCACTGTCCCTCTGCTCTGCCTACGCACGGCTGAAAGGCCTTCTGGCCCACTGAGCACTGGAGAGTCAGAGACAAACATGGACTGACTGGCTGGTGATGCTGTGGGTTTTTTTGTAAAAGGCACATAGGcaggaacagggaggaggagagactctTGCAGCTCTGACTGTCCCTGCGGCCGTTAGCAACCAACTAAAATAATCTGAGGAAGTGTCAGATGCATGGGCTTGTCCCCTCCCTCACCTTGCCTCAATGAAGACCATGTTGGCTTCCACTCTGTTTCTCATTGGTTTATACTTGAATTGAACATGTAG from Oncorhynchus keta strain PuntledgeMale-10-30-2019 chromosome 18, Oket_V2, whole genome shotgun sequence harbors:
- the rtn2a gene encoding reticulon-2a isoform X2; protein product: MGQVLGFSHCKEYGSVSSTPDSTPPCTDGGNEESELYDLQTAREWSDEEDGGPEDDDGGASSPSIWGTPRQNSFEPTFSYIAIAEAEAGGASRHHRDSSSGSRRRGGARGGRTSLIRTDTVESLPPLDSPDVEWDPHIFLTLEDEEEREREERERDPHIFLTLEDEEEREREERERDPHIFLTLEDEEEREERERDVHRPPVTVQDSLLDTEIEPQERDTETQREETEPLEPQHYSPSDSHQASPPPEPESLVTMETTVPLLTAVRPRGGLTDDVSSTSSTSIGRNTQEELFSEQWFSVLNLSGPTICTHIAVMDLIYWKDTERTGMVFTGLVVGLLSLFQLSIITVISTISLGALCFTVSVSLYYKILHMLNMGDGVPPFKAYLDLDISFSGELADQYTQKVIVAVVSAANSLKNLFLVGNLFNSLKLLALMYLVTFLGDLCNGLTVLIIGVIALFSLPLVYRQHQAKVDGFVAGIQANVDNAKDILHRIAQGGGPTPDTTPGGAKPKTQ
- the rtn2a gene encoding reticulon-2a isoform X3 — its product is MKEYGSVSSTPDSTPPCTDGGNEESELYDLQTAREWSDEEDGGPEDDDGGASSPSIWGTPRQNSFEPTFSYIAIAEAEAGGASRHHRDSSSGSRRRGGARGGRTSLIRTDTVESLPPLDSPDVEWDPHIFLTLEDEEEREREERERDPHIFLTLEDEEEREREERERDPHIFLTLEDEEEREERERDVHRPPVTVQDSLLDTEIEPQERDTETQREETEPLEPQHYSPSDSHQAASPPPEPESLVTMETTVPLLTAVRPRGGLTDDVSSTSSTSIGRNTQEELFSEQWFSVLNLSGPTICTHIAVMDLIYWKDTERTGMVFTGLVVGLLSLFQLSIITVISTISLGALCFTVSVSLYYKILHMLNMGDGVPPFKAYLDLDISFSGELADQYTQKVIVAVVSAANSLKNLFLVGNLFNSLKLLALMYLVTFLGDLCNGLTVLIIGVIALFSLPLVYRQHQAKVDGFVAGIQANVDNAKDILHRIAQGGGPTPDTTPGGAKPKTQ
- the rtn2a gene encoding reticulon-2a isoform X1, which gives rise to MGQVLGFSHCKEYGSVSSTPDSTPPCTDGGNEESELYDLQTAREWSDEEDGGPEDDDGGASSPSIWGTPRQNSFEPTFSYIAIAEAEAGGASRHHRDSSSGSRRRGGARGGRTSLIRTDTVESLPPLDSPDVEWDPHIFLTLEDEEEREREERERDPHIFLTLEDEEEREREERERDPHIFLTLEDEEEREERERDVHRPPVTVQDSLLDTEIEPQERDTETQREETEPLEPQHYSPSDSHQAASPPPEPESLVTMETTVPLLTAVRPRGGLTDDVSSTSSTSIGRNTQEELFSEQWFSVLNLSGPTICTHIAVMDLIYWKDTERTGMVFTGLVVGLLSLFQLSIITVISTISLGALCFTVSVSLYYKILHMLNMGDGVPPFKAYLDLDISFSGELADQYTQKVIVAVVSAANSLKNLFLVGNLFNSLKLLALMYLVTFLGDLCNGLTVLIIGVIALFSLPLVYRQHQAKVDGFVAGIQANVDNAKDILHRIAQGGGPTPDTTPGGAKPKTQ